Proteins encoded within one genomic window of Anastrepha ludens isolate Willacy chromosome 4, idAnaLude1.1, whole genome shotgun sequence:
- the LOC128861898 gene encoding uncharacterized protein LOC128861898 — translation MSKPKTAVPSLSPSKEIMELKSLKRQRTVAKNSIVRIKTGLLDKTMSLDPIELECRLDILNSHSDKLMKCQSKIEEIDEEDIARGELEDLIVETKSVIKSILARNKSLIAESSFVAPHSSRLPKMSLPKFKGEYSEFKNFMSLFESLVHNDPTIPDIEKFNHLVNCLSGEALGTPSALSLRTMIDTVSAVYDSLLSLGDEKNITNAIIIHLVMSKVDTVTRSKWEEQLDYDKLPLWRECEAALNKRYQHLSADEASTSRLKPSSSHIIQKPHLHAGRTKAALVTSNIKQPVCPHCKSNDHSIPACPTFKTLSAQQRFEFAKSVPLCINCLRKGHSVSKCKADRCRVCNRSHHTLLHQYPVSFATAPQLSTSHAMHTTSTPDRVMLATAVVNVKGSSGEYLAARALLDSGSQVNFMTEDLAQKLRIRRESTTLNIIGIGNATKKVRTKLNTFVKSRVNNYEFSAQFWIMRSISASHPDRNVNINGWKIPKNISLADPEFYKAQKVDLLLGAETFFELLAVGQIKASSNHPTLQKTLLGWVVSGKYASNQRPPPTVSSTLCHTEQDLANIDSIVQRFWAMEEIPSGASSTKFTPEQIECEKFFVKTTKVLPSGRLQVRLPFKDDRKLLGNSYETASRRFQALERKTLKDPELRQMYLDFMNEYIELGHMSPTNNKIPSEPHYFIPHQCVLRPESTTTKLRVVFDASSRTSSQIALNEILMVGPTIQEELYSTLLRFRLHKYAFTADITKMYRQILMHEEDKNFQLVVWRRHPSEPLQIFRLNTVTYGTAPAPFIATRCLQMLSDANTHMYPLGSKAIKGDFYVDDLLTGSDNFESLDLIRSEVVKILNSAGFNLSKRFSNHPSFFDCESSEKALNFNHTDSTKTLGIHWLPKEDLFRFIGRRGMPRKIYSDNATNFVGADRKLRELRDAFEAQQPEVQKYATDEGFTFAFIPPRAPHFGGLWEAAVKSAKHLLVRAIGNALLTAEELQTLLVEVEAVLNSRPLVPLSQDPNDGEALTPAHLLVGCPLRALPPAQVSMDPMRCCDRWQLVCCLKQQFWRLWSRNYLMGLQQRNKWLHPKRNLELNDLVLVQEDNTPPQQWVLGRVAAIVTGQDGKVRVADVATKAGVIKRPVHKLAVLPSDVEGP, via the exons atGAGCAAGCCAAAGACAGCAGTTCCAAGTCTCTCTCCAAGCAAGGAGATTATGGAATTGAAATCACTAAAGCGCCAGCGAACTGTTGCGAAAAATAGTATAGTGCGCATAAAAACGGGTCTCCTCGATAAAACAATGTCGTTAGATCCAATTGAATTGGAGTGTCGACTGGACATTTTGAACTCTCATAGCGATAAGCTTATGAAGTGCCagtcgaaaattgaagaaatcgacGAGGAAGACATAGCCCGTGGGGAGTTAGAGGACCTAATAGTGGAAACTAAGtccgttataaaatctattcTGGCGAGAAATAAATCGTTAATAGCCGAATCATCCTTTGTTGCACCTCACAGCTCGCGACTACCGAAAATGTCGCTACCGAAATTTAAAGgggaatattcagaatttaaaaattttatgagtctGTTCGAGAGTTTGGTGCACAACGATCCTACAATCCCAGACATTGAGAAATTTAATCACTTGGTTAACTGTCTGTCTGGTGAAGCTTTGGGAACG CCATCTGCGCTTTCATTGCGCACAATGATTGATACAGTGTCGGCTGTTTACGACTCGTTGCTGTCGTTAGGTGACGAGAAAAACATCACAAACGCTATCATAATTCATCTGGTAATGTCAAAAGTCGACACCGTTACTCGGTCAAAGTGGGAGGAACAGTTGGATTATGATAAGCTGCCATTATGGCGTGAGTGTGAGGCAGCATTAAATAAACGCTACCAACATTTATCTGCCGATGAAGCCTCAACGTCGAGGCTCAAGCCGTCAAGCAGTCACATCATTCAGAAACCCCACCTTCATGCGGGAAGGACGAAAGCTGCCTTAGtaacttcaaatataaaacaGCCGGTGTGTCCGCACTGTAAATCAAATGATCATAGTATACCCGCGTGTCCTACTTTTAAAACTCTCTCTGCTCAGCAGCGATTTGAGTTTGCTAAATCAGTCCCCTTATGCATAAATTGTTTGCGAAAGGGGCACTCAGTTTCAAAGTGCAAAGCGGATCGGTGTCGTGTTTGCAACCGTTCGCATCACACGTTGCTGCACCAGTACCCTGTATCCTTTGCAACTGCACCACAACTTTCGACCTCGCATGCCATGCACACGACGAGTACGCCAGATCGGGTTATGTTGGCTACAGCCGTAGTCAACGTAAAAGGTAGCTCCGGAGAGTACCTTGCTGCACGAGCCTTGCTGGATTCTGGATCTCAGGTGAATTTCATGACAGAGGATTTGGCGCAGAAATTACGAATTCGTCGCGAAAGTACGACCTTAAATATTATCGGCATCGGAAATGCAACCAAAAAAGTAAGGacgaaattaaatacatttgtaaAATCGCGGGTCAATAATTATGAGTTTTCGGCACAGTTTTGGATAATGCGATCCATTTCAGCCAGCCATCCAGATCGTAACGTAAATATTAATGGCTggaaaattcctaaaaacattAGCTTAGCGGACCCAGAATTTTATAAGGCTCAAAAGGTAGATCTTTTGTTAGGTGCTGAAACATTTTTCGAGCTTTTAGCTGTAGGCCAGATCAAGGCCAGCTCCAATCACCCAACATTGCAAAAGACACTTTTAGGCTGGGTTGTGTCTGGCAAATACGCCTCCAACCAACGTCCTCCTCCCACAGTCAGTAGCACATTATGCCATACTGAACAAGATCTAGCAAATATAGACTCCATTGTCCAAAGGTTCTGGGCGATGGAAGAAATACCTTCAGGGGCTAGTTCGACAAAATTCACACCTGAACAAATagagtgtgaaaaatttttcgtaaaaactaCTAAAGTTTTGCCTTCAGGAAGGCTTCAAGTAAGACTGCCTTTCAAAGATGACCGTAAGTTACTCGGTAATTCCTATGAAACCGCGTCTCGGCGGTTTCAGGCCCTGGAGAGAAAGACCTTGAAAGATCCAGAACTTCGTCAAATGTATCTGGACTTCATGAATGAATACATCGAATTGGGTCACATGAGCCCAACAAATAATAAGATCCCGAGTGAGCCACACTACTTCATTCCGCATCAATGCGTTCTTCGGCCTGAAAGTACGACGACTAAATTACGTGTTGTTTTCGACGCATCAAGTCGTACCTCTTCTCAAATTGCGTTGAATGAAATCTTGATGGTTGGGCCGACCATTCAAGAAGAGCTGTATTCAACACTTCTTCGTTTTCGTttgcataaatatgcatttacggcGGACATTACTAAAATGTACCGCCAAATTCTCATGCACGAAGAAGACAAAAACTTTCAGCTTGTAGTGTGGAGACGGCATCCATCTGAGCCACTTCAAATCTTTCGACTTAACACCGTAACATACGGCACTGCGCCTGCTCCATTTATCGCTACACGGTGTTTACAAATGCTCAGCGATgccaatacacatatgtatccaCTCGGCTCAAAGGCAATAAAAGGAGATTTTTATGTAGACGACCTGCTTACAGGATCCGATAATTTCGAATCTCTAGATCTTATTAGAAGTGAggtagttaaaatattaaactcggCAGGATTCAATTTATCTAAGCGGTTTTCAAATCACCCATCATTTTTCGATTGTGAGAGTTCTGAGAAGGCCTTAAACTTCAATCACACAGACTCCACAAAAACACTTGGAATCCATTGGTTGCCGAAGGAAGATTTGTTTCG GTTCATTGGACGCCGAGGAATGCCGCGGAAAATATACAGCGACAACGCCACCAACTTCGTCGGCGCCGATCGCAAGCTTCGCGAGCTGAGGGATGCTTTCGAGGCCCAACAACCGGAAGTACAGAAATACGCAACGGACGAAGGATTCACCTTCGCCTTTATACCACCCAGGGCACCGCACTTCGGCGGGTTATGGGAGGCGGCAGTGAAGTCCGCCAAACACCTTCTCGTGCGCGCAATCGGCAACGCGCTGCTCACCGCCGAAGAACTACAGACGCTGCTCGTCGAGGTCGAGGCCGTACTCAACTCGCGACCCCTGGTACCACTGAGTCAGGACCCGAACGATGGAGAGGCCCTAACACCAGCGCACCTATTAGTTGGGTGCCCCCTTCGAGCGCTGCCACCAGCCCAAGTATCGATGGACCCAATGCGTTGCTGCGACAGATGGCAACTTGTCTGTTGTCTCAAGCAACAGTTTTGGCGACTGTGGTCCAGGAACTACCTGATGGGTCTTCAACAGAGGAACAAGTGGTTGCATCCGAAGCGCAACCTCGAGCTGAACGACCTCGTCCTGGTTCAGGAAGACAACACACCACCGCAGCAATGGGTGCTCGGCCGCGTCGCCGCAATCGTAACAGGGCAAGACGGCAAAGTCCGCGTAGCAGACGTGGCAACCAAAGCGGGCGTAATTAAACGCCCCGTTCACAAGCTCGCCGTACTGCCATCAGACGTTGAAGGACCATGA